Proteins encoded together in one Diceros bicornis minor isolate mBicDic1 chromosome 18, mDicBic1.mat.cur, whole genome shotgun sequence window:
- the RAI1 gene encoding LOW QUALITY PROTEIN: retinoic acid-induced protein 1 (The sequence of the model RefSeq protein was modified relative to this genomic sequence to represent the inferred CDS: deleted 1 base in 1 codon) produces MQSFRERCGFHGKQQDYQQTSQETSRLENYRQPSQAGLSCDRQRLLAKDYYGPQPYPGYEGGAGTPASTARGSKGLPSQQALQGRPAFSGYGVQDSSPYPGRYSGEESLQAWGPPQPPPPQPQPLPAGVGKYDENLMKKTAVPPSRQYPDQGVQLPFRTRSLHVPQQLPQPQPPLVYPKLQRQKLQNDMASPLPFPQGGHFPQPSQSFPAASTYSAATGQAAGQGAHSYKSCTAPSAQPLDRPLAANASLAPGQRVQGLHAYQSGRLSYDQQKQALQSRHHAQETLHYQNLAKYQHYGQQGPGYCQPDTAVRTPEQYYQTFSPSSGHSPARSVGRSPSYSSTPSPLMPNLENFPYSQQPLSAGAFPSGATDHSHFMPLLNPSPTDATSSVDTQAGNCKPLQRDKLPENLLSDLSLQSLTALTSQVENISNTVQQLLLSKAAVPQKKGVKTLLSRTPEQHKSQHCSPEGSGYSAEPAGTPLSEPLSSTPQSSHAEPPEADYLSGSEDPLERSFLYCSQARGSPARVNSNSKAKPESVSTCSVTSPDDMSTKSDDSFQSLHSSLPLDSFSKFVAGERDCPRLLLSALAQEDLASEILGLQEAIGEKADKAWAEAPGLIKDASKPPFSLENHDACLDAMAKNAWPRPGEAEALPQSLQLDKGGNTKDFSAGLFGDPSVGFATPDPKKTTGPLSFGTKPTLGVATADPATAAFDCFPDTTTASSADSANPFAWPEENLGDACPRWGLHPGELTKGLEQDGKASDGIGKENAHEASACLGFQEEEPPGEEAAAPGASKQEEAGGVKEEVGGLLQCPEVGKADRWLEDSRHCCSADFGDLPLLPPTGRKEDLEAEEEYSSLCELLGSPEQRPSMQDPLSPKAPLMCTKEEVEEVLDPKAGWGSPCHLSGESVILLGPTVGAESKVQSWFEASLSHMKPGEEGPDGALAPGDSTTLGPDASLAQKPNKPAVPEAPIAKKEPVPRGKSLRSRRVHRGLPEAEDSPCRAPALPKDLLLPESCTGPPQGQMEGAGAPGRGASEGLPRMCTRSFTALSEPRTPGPPGLTTTPAPPDKLGGKQRAAFKSGKRVGKPSPKAASSPSNPAALPVASDSSPMGSKTKETDSPGTPGKDQRSMILRSRTKTQEVFHAKRRRPSESRLPNCRATKKLLANNHLPTTFKVSGSPQKEGRASQRARVPKPGAGSKPSDRPLHALKRKSAFLAPVPTKKRSLVLRSGGGSSACSLEGAVKEEPSEGPPTLFKRISSPKKAKPTKGSGEPTSKPLPPETPDACLKLASRTAFPGAMKTKVLPPRKGRGLKLEAIVQKITSPSLKKFACKVPGALPGNPLSPSLPEKDRGLKSVGGSPLGTEEGLLNVGVGQKLPGASGADPLCRNPTNRSFKGKLMNSKKLSSTDCFKTEAFTSPEALLPGGTALAPRKRSRKGRAGVLGLPKGTLEKRPHLGPALPLTPRDRANGTQRGGEDGSGGGGKKPKTEELGLASQPPEGRPCQPQTRAQKQPGHANYSSYSKRKRLTRGRAKNATSSPCKGRAKRRRQQQVLPLDPAEPEIRLKYISSCKRLRADSRTPAFSPFVRVEKRDAFTTVCTVVNSPGEEPKLHRKPSSSASSSSSSCSFSLDMAGASLATLPGGSVLQPRPSLPLSSTMHLGPVVSKALSTSCLVCCLCQNPANFKDLGDLCGPYYPEHCLPKKKPKLKEKVRLEGTCEETSLPLERTLKGLECAAAATATGKPPRPDGPADLAKQGSVRTSARGLSRRLHSCYCCDGRGDGGEEVAPADKSRKHECSKEPPAEPGGDTQEHWVHEACAVWTGGVYLVAGKLFGLQEAMKVAVDMTCSSCQEAGATIGCCHKGCIHTYHYPCASDAGCVFIEENFSLKCPKHKRLPL; encoded by the exons ATGCAGTCTTTTCGAGAAAGGTGTGGTTTCCATGGCAAACAGCAGGACTACCAGCAGACCTCACAGGAGACCTCTCGCCTGGAGAATTACAGGCAGCCGAGCCAGGCCGGGCTGAGCTGCGACCGGCAGCGGCTGCTGGCCAAGGACTATTACGGCCCGCAGCCCTACCCGGGCTACGAGGGCGGCGCGGGCACGCCCGCCAGCACGGCACGCGGCAGCAAAGGCCTGCCCTCCCAGCAGGCCCTGCAGGGGAGGCCGGCGTTCTCGGGCTACGGCGTCCAGGACAGCAGCCCCTACCCGGGCCGCTACTCGGGCGAGGAGAGCCTGCAGGCCTGGGGCCCCCCCCAGCCGCCA CCCCCCCAGCCGCAGCCCCTGCCAGCGGGGGTGGGCAAATATGACGAGAACTTGATGAAAAAGACGGCGGTGCCCCCTAGCAGGCAGTACCCAGACCAGGGCGTCCAGCTGCCCTTCCGGACTCGCTCCCTGCACGTCCCGCAGCAGCTGCCACAGCCCCAGCCGCCCCTGGTGTACCCCAAGCTCCAGAGGCAGAAACTGCAGAACGACATGGCCTCGCCTCTGCCCTTTCCCCAGGGCGGCCACTTTCCCCAGCCCTCGCAGTCCTTCCCCGCCGCCTCCACCTACTCCGCCGCCACCGGCCAGGCCGCCGGGCAGGGGGCCCATTCATATAAGAGTTGCACGGCCCCGTCTGCCCAGCCCCTTGACAGGCCGCTGGCTGCCAACGCcagcctggccccggggcagcgGGTTCAGGGCCTTCATGCCTACCAGTCTGGCCGCCTCAGCTATGACCAACAGAAGCAGGCCCTTCAGAGCCGGCACCACGCCCAGGAAACCCTCCATTACCAAAACCTCGCCAAGTACCAACACTACGGGCAGCAAGGCCCGGGCTACTGCCAGCCGGACACGGCCGTCAGGACGCCGGAGCAGTACTACCAGACCTTCAGCCCCAGCTCCGGCCACTCGCCGGCCCGCTCCGTGGGCCGCTCGCCTTCCTACAGCTCCACTCCGTCGCCACTGATGCCCAACCTGGAGAACTTTCCCTACAGCCAGCAGCCGCTCAGCGCCGGGGCCTTCCCCAGCGGCGCCACTGACCACAGCCACTTCATGCCCCTGCTCAACCCCTCGCCGACGGACGCTACCAGCTCCGTGGACACCCAGGCCGGCAACTGCAAGCCACTGCAGAGGGACAAGCTCCCTGAGAACCTGCTGTCGGATCTCAGCCTGCAGAGCCTCACGGCCCTGACTTCGCAGGTGGAGAACATCTCCAACACAGTCCAGCAGCTGCTGCTCTCCAAGGCTGCCGTGCCCCAGAAGAAGGGTGTCAAGACCCTGCTGTCCAGAACGCCAGAGCAGCACAAAAGCCAGCACTGCAGCCCTGAGGGCAGTGGCTACTCGGCTGAGCCGGCGGGCACGCCACTGTCAGAGCCGCTGAGCAGCACGCCGCAGTCCAGCCACGCCGAGCCACCGGAGGCCGACTACCTGAGCGGCTCCGAGGACCCACTGGAGCGCAGCTTCCTCTACTGCAGCCAGGCCCGCGGCAGCCCCGCCAGGGTCAACAGCAACTCGAAAGCCAAGCCTGAGTCCGTGTCCACCTGTTCCGTGACCTCGCCCGACGACATGTCCACCAAGTCCGACGACTCCTTCCAGAGCCTGCACAGCAGCCTGCCGCTCGACAGCTTCTCCAAGTTTGTGGCGGGTGAGCGGGACTGCCCGCGGCTGCTGCTCAGTGCCCTGGCACAGGAGGACCTGGCCTCCGAGATCCTGGGGCTGCAGGAGGCCATCGGCGAAAAGGCCGACAAGGCCTGGGCGGAGGCGCCCGGCCTGATCAAGGACGCCAGCAAGCCGCCCTTCTCGCTGGAGAACCACGACGCCTGCCTGGACGCCATGGCCAAGAACGCGTGGCCCCGGCCAGGGGAGGCCGAGGCCCTGCCCCAGTCCTTGCAGCTGGACAAGGGCGGCAACACCAAGGACTTCAGCGCGGGGCTGTTCGGAGACCCTTCCGTGGGCTTCGCCACCCCCGACCCCAAGAAGACAACGGGTCCCCTCTCCTTTGGCACCAAGCCCACCCTTGGGGTGGCTACTGCGGACCCCGCCACGGCAGCTTTTGACTGCTTCCCGGACACGACCACCGCCAGCTCAGCGGACAGCGCCAACCCCTTCGCCTGGCCTGAGGAGAACTTGGGGGATGCTTGTCCCCGGTGGGGGCTGCACCCTGGGGAGCTCACCAAGGGCCTCGAGCAGGACGGGAAGGCCTCGGACGGCATCGGCAAGGAGAACGCCCACGAGGCTTCGGCTTGCCtgggcttccaggaggaggagcCCCCTGGGGAGGAGGCAGCCGCGCCCGGGGCCTCGAAGCAGGAGGAGGCGGGTGGGGTGAAGGAGGAGGTGGGCGGGCTGCTGCAGTGCCCCGAGGTGGGCAAGGCTGACCGGTGGCTGGAGGACAGCCGGCACTGTTGCTCCGCCGACTTCGGGGACCTCCCGCTGCTGCCGCCCACCGGCAGGAAGGAGGACCTGGAGGCGGAGGAGGAGTATTCCTCGCTGTGCGAGCTCCTGGGCAGCCCTGAGCAGAGGCCCAGCATGCAGGACCCGCTGTCGCCAAAGGCGCCGCTCATGTGCAccaaggaggaggtggaggaggtgcTAGACCCCAAGGCCGGCTGGGGCTCCCCGTGCCACCTCTCTGGGGAGTCTGTCATCTTGCTGGGTCCCACCGTGGGCGCCGAATCGAAGGTCCAGAGCTGGTTTGAGGCCTCCCTGTCCCACATGAAGCCAGGCGAAGAGGGGCCCGATGGGGCGCTGGCTCCTGGGGATTCCACCACCCTGGGCCCAGACGCCTCCCTGGCTCAGAAGCCGAACAAGCCTGCAGTGCCGGAGGCTCCCATTGCTAAGAAAGAGCCCGTGCCTCGCGGCAAAAGTTTACGGAGCCGGCGGGTGCACCGGGGGCTGCCCGAGGCCGAGGACTCCCCGTGCAGGGCACCAGCACTGCCCAAAGATCTTCTGCTCCCCGAATCCTGCACGGGGCCCCCCCAGGGGCAGATGGAGGGGGCGGGGGCCCCAGGCCGGGGGGCCTCGGAAGGGCTCCCCAGGATGTGCACCCGCTCCTTCACGGCCCTGAGCGAGCCCCGCACGCCTGGACCCCCAGGCCTGACCAccacccctgcccccccagacAAACTAGGGGGCAAGCAGCGAGCCGCCTTCAAGTCAGGCAAGCGGGTGGGGAAGCCCTCGCCCAAGGCCGCGTCCAGCCCCAGTAACCCCGCTGCCCTGCCCGTGGCCTCTGACAGCAGCCCCATGGGCTCCAAGACCAAGGAGACGGATTCCCCTGGCACTCCAGGCAAAGACCAGCGCTCTATGATCCTCCGGTCCCGCACCAAAACCCAGGAGGTCTTCCACGCCAAGCGGCGGCGGCCCTCGGAGAGTCGGCTGCCCAACTGCCGTGCCACCAAGAAACTCCTTGCCAACAACCATCTGCCCACCACGTTCAAGGTCTCCGGCAGCCCCCAGAAGGAGGGCAGGGCCAGCCAGCGGGCGAGGGTCCCCAAGCCCGGGGCAGGCAGCAAGCCCTCTGATCGGCCTCTCCATGCGCTCAAGAGGAAGTCGGCCTTCCTGGCGCCCGTCCCCACCAAGAAGCGGAGCCTGGTCCTGCGGAGCGGCGGCGGCAGCAGTGCCTGCAGCCTCGAGGGGGCAGTAAAGGAGGAGCCGTCCGAGGGCCCTCCCACCCTCTTCAAGAGGATATCTTCTCCCAAGAAGGCCAAGCCCACCAAGGGCAGCGGGGAGCCCACCTCGAAGCCCCTGCCCCCCGAGACCCCTGACGCCTGCCTGAAGCTCGCCTCGCGGACGGCCTTCCCGGGGGCCATGAAGACCAAGGTGCTGCCGCCCCGGAAAGGCCGGGGCCTGAAGCTGGAGGCTATCGTGCAGAAGATCACCTCGCCCAGCCTGAAGAAGTTCGCATGCAAAGTGCCAGGGGCCCTGCCCGGGAACCCTCTGAGCCCATCCCTCCCGGAGAAGGACCGTGGGCTCAAGAGTGTTGGGGGCAGCCCCCTGGGGACAGAAGAAGGTCTCTTAAACGTGGGCGTGGGGCAGAAACTCCCAGGAGCTTCAGGGGCTGACCCATTATGCAGAAACCCCACCAACAGGTCCTTCAAAGGCAAACTCATGAACAGCAAGAAACTGTCCTCGACTGACTGTTTCAAAACCGAGGCCTTCACTTCCCCAGAGGCCCTGCTGCCGGGGGGAACCGCCCTGGCACCTAGGAAGAGAAGCCGGAAAGGCAGGGCTGGAGTCCTCGGACTCCCCAAAGGCACCCTGGAGAAGCGGCCCCATCTTGGCCCGGCTCTGCCCCTGACTCCCCGAGACAGGGCCAACGGCACGCAGCGGGGTGGGGAGGATGGCTCTGGTGGAGGAGGCAAGAAGCCAAAGACAGAGGAGTTGGGCCTAGCCTCCCAGCCCCCTGAGGGCCGACCCTGCCAGCCCCAGACGAGGGCTCAGAAGCAGCCGGGTCATGCCAACTACAGCAGCTATTCCAAGCGGAAGCGCCTCACACGGGGCCGGGCCAAGAACGCCACCTCCTCACCCTGCAAGGGGCGTGCCaagcggcggcggcagcagcaggtACTGCCCCTAGATCCCGCAGAGCCTGAAATCCGCCTCAAGTACATTTCCTCATGCAAGCGGCTGCGGGCAGACAGCCGCACCCCGGCCTTCTCGCCCTTCGTGCGGGTGGAGAAGCGAGACGCGTTCACCACCGTGTGCACTGTCGTCAACTCCCCTGGGGAGGAGCCCAAGCTCCACAGGAAGCCTTCCTCCTCCGCCTCTTCTTCCTCATCCTCGTGCTCGTTCTCCCTGGACATGGCCGGGGCCTCCCTGGCCACGCTCCCCGGAGGCTCCGTCCTGCAGCCGCGGCCCTCCCTACCCCTCTCCTCCACCATGCACCTGGGGCCCGTGGTTTCTAAGGCCCTGAGTACCTCTTGCCTTGTTTGCTGCCTCTGCCAAAACCCGGCCAACTTCAAGGACCTCGGGGACCTCTGTGGGCCCTACTACCCTGAACACTGCCTCCCCAAAAAGAAGCCAAAACTCAAGGAGAAGGTGCGGCTGGAGGGCACCTGCGAGGAGACCTCGCTGCCCCTCGAGAGAACACTCAAAGGCCTCGAGTGTGCAGCTGCCGCCACTGCCACCGGGAAGCCCCCCAGGCCTGACGGCCCGGCCGACCTGGCCAAGCAGGGCTCAGTGCGCACCAGTGCCCGAGGCCTGTCCCGGCGGCTGCATAGCTGCTACTGCTGTGACGGTCGGGGGGACGGTGGCGAGGAGGTGGCCCCAGCCGACAAGAGCCGCAAGCACGAGTGCAGCAAGGAGCCGCCGGCAGAGCCTGGCGGGGACACCCAGGAGCACTGGGTGCACGAGGCCTGCGCCGTGTGGACGGGCGGGGTCTACCTAGTGGCCGGGAAGCTCTTTGGGCTGCAGGAGGCCATGAAGGTGGCCGTGGACATG acTTGTTCCAGCTGCCAGGAAGCCGGGGCCACCATTGGGTGCTGCCACAAAGGATGCATCCACACCTACCATTACCCGTGTGCCAGTGATGCGG GTTGTGTATTCATCGAAGAGAACTTTTCTTTGAAATGTCCCAAACATAAG AGGCTGCCGTTGTAA